A window of the Nocardia sp. NBC_01329 genome harbors these coding sequences:
- the rpsE gene encoding 30S ribosomal protein S5, with translation MPGRQRGHGGNGPAGQNSNAPDGGRGDRRGGGDRRGGGDRRNDAAEKNQLERVVAINRVSKVVKGGRRFSFTALVIVGDGNGLVGVGYGKAKEVPAAIQKGVEEARKGFFRVPMIGSTIVHPVQGEAAAGVVMLRPASPGTGVIAGGAARAVLECAGIHDILAKSLGSDNAINVVHATVAALKMLQRPEEVAARRGLPLEDVAPAGMLRARAGQGA, from the coding sequence GCGCGGCCACGGCGGAAACGGACCCGCCGGACAGAACTCCAACGCCCCCGACGGGGGACGCGGTGACCGCCGGGGCGGCGGCGACCGCCGGGGCGGCGGCGACCGCCGTAACGACGCGGCCGAGAAGAACCAGCTCGAGCGCGTAGTCGCCATCAACCGTGTCTCCAAGGTGGTCAAGGGTGGTCGGCGCTTCAGCTTCACCGCTCTGGTCATCGTGGGCGACGGCAACGGTCTGGTCGGCGTCGGCTACGGCAAGGCCAAGGAAGTTCCCGCGGCCATCCAGAAGGGTGTCGAGGAAGCGCGCAAGGGCTTCTTCCGCGTCCCGATGATCGGCTCCACCATCGTCCACCCGGTACAGGGCGAAGCGGCGGCCGGTGTGGTCATGCTGCGTCCGGCCTCCCCTGGTACCGGTGTGATCGCCGGTGGCGCCGCGCGTGCCGTACTGGAATGCGCGGGCATCCACGACATCCTGGCCAAGTCGCTCGGTAGCGACAACGCGATCAACGTCGTCCACGCCACCGTCGCAGCGCTCAAGATGCTGCAGCGGCCGGAAGAGGTCGCGGCTCGCCGTGGTCTGCCGCTCGAGGACGTCGCTCCCGCGGGCATGTTGCGTGCCCGTGCCGGACAAGGAGCCTGA